A region from the Solibacillus sp. FSL H8-0523 genome encodes:
- a CDS encoding M42 family metallopeptidase produces the protein MITINKERVLQIAKDLLQQHSPTGYCHEIMDTIEQYVLKTGYAFERTLKGGGIISIPGANEGKVIGLSAHVDTLGAMVRSITSHGTLKFTLLGGPLVPTWDGEYVFVRTRDGRTYSGTILSTSPSVHVFEDSKSKKREPQFMEVRLDEKVKTKDDVLKLGIGVGDFIFIDPKTTVTESGFLKSRFIDDKGSVAVLLALLEIMKAENIVPAYPVKIVISNYEEVGHGSSHIPTDITEYISVDMGCIGDDLSCTEYDVSICAKDSSGPYDYEMTSTFIELAKENNLQYAVDIYPMYSSDTSAALRGGNNIKGALIGPGVHASHGMERTHYEALENTMKLIYLYITKK, from the coding sequence TTGATTACAATCAATAAAGAACGCGTGCTTCAAATCGCAAAGGACTTACTACAGCAACATAGCCCTACTGGTTATTGCCATGAAATTATGGATACAATTGAACAGTACGTTTTGAAAACAGGCTATGCGTTTGAACGCACATTAAAAGGTGGCGGCATCATTTCCATCCCTGGTGCAAACGAAGGCAAGGTAATTGGTCTTTCTGCGCATGTGGATACATTAGGGGCTATGGTTCGCTCGATTACTAGTCACGGTACATTAAAATTCACGCTGTTAGGTGGACCACTTGTGCCAACTTGGGACGGTGAATATGTATTTGTTCGTACACGAGACGGCAGAACGTATAGCGGTACGATTTTAAGCACAAGCCCTTCAGTACACGTATTCGAAGACAGCAAATCTAAAAAACGAGAACCGCAATTTATGGAAGTGCGTCTTGATGAAAAAGTAAAAACAAAAGACGATGTATTAAAGCTTGGCATTGGTGTTGGTGATTTTATTTTTATCGACCCGAAAACAACGGTCACAGAAAGCGGCTTTTTAAAGTCTCGTTTCATTGATGATAAAGGAAGTGTTGCGGTATTATTAGCGCTACTTGAAATCATGAAAGCGGAAAATATCGTACCTGCTTATCCCGTGAAAATTGTCATTTCAAATTATGAAGAGGTTGGGCATGGTTCATCGCATATCCCTACTGATATTACGGAATACATTTCTGTGGATATGGGCTGTATCGGGGACGATTTAAGCTGTACGGAATATGATGTTTCGATTTGCGCGAAGGATTCAAGTGGTCCATATGATTACGAAATGACATCAACGTTTATTGAACTCGCGAAAGAAAACAATCTGCAATACGCGGTCGATATTTATCCGATGTACAGCTCGGATACAAGTGCTGCCTTGCGTGGGGGTAATAATATCAAGGGTGCGTTAATCGGACCTGGTGTACACGCCTCACACGGCATGGAACGTACACATTATGAAGCGTTAGAAAATACGATGAAATTGATTTATCTTTACATTACGAAAAAATAA
- a CDS encoding electron transfer flavoprotein subunit alpha/FixB family protein → MSKKVLVLGEVREGSLRNVSFEAIAAGTQIADGGEVVGLLVGDAVAGLAQELIAYGASRVVTVEHPHLKNYTSDGFSQAILAVVEQENPEAIVFGHTSLGKDLSPKIASRLKSGLISDVTEIEGAGDATVFIRPIYSGKAFEKVKVKDGVVFATIRPNNIAPLEKNASRSGDVSAVTVDITNLRTIIKEVVRKSTEGVDLSEAKVVVAGGRGVKSEEGFEPLKELANLLGGAVGASRGACDAEYCDYSLQIGQTGKVVTPDLYIAAGISGAIQHLAGMSNSKVIVAINKDPEANIFKVADYGIVGDLFEVVPLLIEEFKALKVNA, encoded by the coding sequence ATGTCAAAGAAAGTTTTAGTGTTAGGTGAGGTTCGTGAAGGAAGCTTACGTAACGTTTCATTCGAAGCAATTGCAGCAGGTACACAAATCGCTGATGGCGGTGAAGTAGTAGGATTATTAGTAGGGGATGCTGTGGCAGGTTTAGCGCAGGAGCTAATCGCATACGGTGCAAGCCGCGTTGTGACTGTGGAGCACCCACACTTAAAAAATTATACATCTGACGGTTTCAGCCAAGCAATTTTAGCTGTCGTTGAACAAGAAAATCCAGAAGCAATCGTGTTTGGTCATACGTCTTTAGGTAAAGACTTATCGCCAAAAATCGCGTCTCGCTTAAAATCTGGTTTAATTTCAGACGTAACAGAAATCGAAGGCGCTGGTGATGCTACGGTATTCATTCGCCCAATCTACTCTGGTAAAGCGTTTGAAAAAGTAAAAGTGAAAGACGGCGTAGTTTTCGCAACAATCCGTCCGAACAACATCGCACCGTTAGAAAAAAATGCATCTCGTTCTGGTGATGTATCAGCTGTTACTGTAGACATCACAAACTTACGTACAATCATTAAAGAGGTTGTTCGTAAATCTACAGAAGGTGTAGACCTTTCTGAAGCGAAAGTTGTAGTAGCAGGTGGTCGTGGTGTGAAATCAGAAGAAGGTTTCGAGCCATTAAAAGAGCTTGCGAATTTACTAGGCGGTGCAGTTGGTGCATCTCGTGGTGCATGTGACGCGGAATATTGCGATTACTCATTACAAATTGGTCAAACAGGTAAGGTTGTTACACCTGACCTATACATCGCTGCTGGTATTTCTGGCGCAATCCAGCATTTAGCAGGGATGTCGAATTCAAAAGTAATCGTCGCGATCAACAAAGATCCAGAAGCAAACATCTTCAAAGTAGCAGACTACGGTATTGTAGGCGATTTATTTGAAGTAGTACCACTTCTAATCGAAGAATTCAAAGCGTTAAAAGTAAACGCATAA
- a CDS encoding enoyl-CoA hydratase, translating to MEFLSWTVEENVAIATISRPPANALSQGLIQDVNALLDAVEHDDAVRVIVIHGEGRFFSAGADIKEFTSVQSGEEFAGLAKNGQDVFERLESFSKPVIAAIHGAALGGGLELAMGCHMRFVTEKAKLGLPELSLGIIPGFAGTQRLPRYVGVAKAAEMMFTSDPISGAEAVQWGLANRAFSDEDLLPETLNIAKKIAKKSPIALKAAIQMLQYGKSPSFYNGVAAEANSFGEVFVSRDAKEGIQAFIEKREPVFTGK from the coding sequence ATGGAGTTTCTAAGTTGGACAGTAGAAGAAAATGTAGCAATCGCTACAATTTCAAGACCACCAGCAAATGCGCTATCACAAGGTTTAATCCAAGACGTCAATGCATTATTAGACGCTGTAGAACATGATGATGCGGTACGCGTGATTGTCATTCACGGAGAGGGACGATTTTTCTCTGCCGGTGCGGACATTAAAGAATTTACAAGCGTACAGTCAGGCGAAGAGTTTGCCGGCTTAGCGAAAAACGGTCAAGACGTATTCGAACGACTTGAAAGCTTTTCAAAGCCAGTCATCGCAGCGATTCATGGTGCAGCATTAGGTGGCGGATTAGAGCTTGCGATGGGATGCCATATGCGTTTCGTAACAGAAAAAGCGAAACTAGGCTTACCGGAGCTTTCACTAGGCATTATTCCAGGCTTTGCTGGTACACAGCGTTTACCACGCTATGTAGGGGTAGCAAAAGCAGCGGAGATGATGTTTACAAGCGATCCAATTTCAGGTGCAGAAGCGGTTCAATGGGGATTAGCAAACCGTGCATTCTCTGATGAAGACCTATTACCTGAGACGCTAAACATCGCGAAAAAAATCGCGAAAAAGTCTCCAATCGCTTTAAAAGCTGCCATTCAAATGCTACAATATGGAAAATCACCGTCATTCTATAACGGGGTTGCTGCTGAAGCAAATAGCTTTGGTGAAGTATTCGTATCTCGTGACGCAAAAGAAGGCATTCAAGCATTTATCGAAAAACGTGAACCAGTATTTACAGGTAAATAA
- a CDS encoding long-chain-fatty-acid--CoA ligase encodes MTEKVWLSSYPEGIPHTLDFPQIPVQQFLTEAAQDVPDKVGLHFMGKEMTYKELHQSALKFANYLRSLGVEKGDRVAVMLPNCPQAVIAYYGTMYAGGIVVQTNPLYTERELQYQMADSGAKVILVMDILYPRAMKIIKETNLENVIVTGIKDYLPFPKNLVYPFIQKKQYGFSVKVEHSGTNHLFTEIMKSTTASDIPLDFDFENDLALLQYTGGTTGFPKGVMLTHKNLIANTMMCDAWMYKCNKGEETILGILPFFHVYGMTTVLILSVMQQGKMVLLPKFDAEQALKTIDKQKPTLFPGAPTMYIGLLNHPDLKKYDLSTIKACLSGSAPLPLEVQEKFEEISGGRVVEGYGLTETSPVTHANPIWDNRINGSIGLPWPNTDSVILRSGESEILPPGEVGEIAIKGPQVMKGYWNRPEDTAMTFNDGWFLTGDLGYMDENGYFYVVDRKKDMIIAGGFNIYPREVEEILYEHEAIQECVVAGIPDPYRGETVKAYIVLKEGKTVTEKELNEFCRQNLAAYKVPRFYDFRKELPKTAVGKILRRTLVDEEKQKMVAQEAK; translated from the coding sequence ATGACAGAAAAAGTTTGGCTTTCTAGTTATCCGGAGGGAATTCCGCATACGTTGGATTTTCCGCAAATTCCGGTGCAACAATTTTTGACGGAGGCTGCACAAGACGTACCGGACAAAGTCGGGCTACATTTCATGGGGAAAGAAATGACGTACAAAGAGCTACATCAATCGGCACTAAAATTTGCGAATTATTTGCGTTCTCTAGGGGTGGAGAAGGGCGATCGTGTAGCAGTCATGTTACCAAACTGTCCACAAGCAGTAATCGCTTACTATGGTACGATGTATGCGGGTGGGATTGTTGTTCAAACGAATCCACTTTATACAGAGCGTGAATTGCAATACCAAATGGCTGATTCCGGTGCGAAAGTAATTTTAGTAATGGATATTTTATATCCACGTGCTATGAAAATTATTAAAGAGACGAATCTTGAAAACGTGATTGTAACGGGCATTAAAGACTATTTACCGTTCCCGAAAAACTTAGTGTATCCATTTATTCAAAAGAAACAATATGGCTTTAGTGTAAAAGTCGAGCATAGTGGGACTAACCATTTATTCACAGAAATTATGAAATCCACAACAGCTTCGGATATTCCGCTAGATTTTGATTTTGAAAATGATTTAGCGCTACTACAGTATACGGGCGGTACAACAGGCTTCCCGAAAGGTGTTATGTTAACACATAAAAACTTAATCGCAAACACAATGATGTGTGACGCTTGGATGTATAAATGTAATAAAGGGGAAGAAACGATTTTAGGTATTTTACCGTTCTTCCATGTATACGGCATGACAACGGTATTGATCCTGTCAGTAATGCAACAAGGGAAGATGGTATTATTACCGAAATTTGATGCAGAGCAAGCATTAAAAACAATCGATAAGCAAAAGCCAACACTATTCCCGGGTGCGCCAACGATGTATATCGGGCTGTTAAATCACCCAGATCTAAAAAAATATGATCTTTCAACAATCAAAGCGTGTTTAAGTGGTTCTGCGCCATTACCGCTTGAAGTACAAGAAAAGTTCGAAGAGATTTCGGGTGGTCGCGTCGTAGAAGGTTATGGCTTAACAGAGACATCACCGGTAACGCACGCAAACCCTATTTGGGATAATCGTATTAACGGTTCAATCGGTTTACCATGGCCGAATACAGATTCAGTCATCTTACGTTCAGGCGAATCTGAAATTTTACCACCTGGTGAAGTAGGCGAAATCGCAATCAAAGGGCCACAAGTCATGAAGGGCTACTGGAATCGCCCAGAAGATACAGCGATGACATTCAATGACGGCTGGTTCTTAACAGGTGACTTAGGGTACATGGATGAAAACGGTTACTTCTACGTAGTTGACCGTAAAAAAGATATGATTATTGCAGGTGGCTTTAATATTTATCCACGTGAAGTGGAAGAAATTTTATATGAGCATGAAGCCATTCAAGAATGTGTTGTAGCGGGGATTCCTGACCCATACCGCGGCGAAACGGTGAAGGCGTATATCGTTTTAAAAGAAGGAAAAACCGTTACGGAAAAAGAATTAAATGAATTCTGCCGTCAAAACTTAGCTGCCTACAAAGTACCGCGCTTCTATGACTTCCGTAAAGAACTACCAAAAACAGCGGTAGGTAAAATTTTACGTCGTACATTAGTGGATGAAGAAAAACAAAAAATGGTGGCGCAAGAAGCAAAATAA
- a CDS encoding DUF350 domain-containing protein, giving the protein MLGSNFWHHPLVETAGYFSVVVLCLFVSMILFEIVTKYKNWEEIKKGNLAVALATGGKILGVCNIFRYSIQQHTSFVEMLGWGLYGFILLIFAYLLFEFLTPKFNVDEEIAADNRSVGFISFTISLGLSFVIGASIS; this is encoded by the coding sequence TTGCTAGGTTCAAACTTTTGGCACCATCCTCTCGTTGAAACGGCAGGCTATTTTAGCGTAGTAGTTCTTTGTTTATTTGTCTCGATGATTTTATTTGAAATCGTGACGAAATATAAAAACTGGGAAGAAATTAAAAAAGGGAATTTGGCCGTTGCATTAGCGACAGGCGGTAAAATCCTCGGAGTGTGCAACATTTTCAGATATTCCATCCAACAGCATACATCCTTTGTAGAAATGCTCGGTTGGGGACTGTACGGCTTTATCTTATTAATTTTTGCCTATTTATTGTTTGAATTTTTAACTCCGAAATTCAATGTTGATGAGGAAATTGCAGCAGACAATCGTTCTGTCGGATTTATTTCATTTACGATTTCATTAGGATTATCATTTGTAATTGGGGCAAGTATATCTTAG
- a CDS encoding electron transfer flavoprotein subunit beta/FixA family protein codes for MNIYVLVKRTFDTEEKIVVSGGKIQEDGAEFIINPYDEYAIEEAIQKRDALGGKVTVVTIGGEDAEKQLRTALAMGADEAVLINTEDDLDELDQYTAAYILAEYLKDKEADLILAGNVAIDGGSGQVGPRLADLLGINYVTTITSLEIDGTNVKIVRDIEGDSEVLETSLPLLVTAQQGLNEPRYPSLPGIMKAKKKPLEELELDDLDIDEDDVEVKLETVEIYLPPQKAAGRVLSGDLTDQVKELVSLLHNEAKVV; via the coding sequence ATGAATATTTATGTATTAGTAAAGCGTACTTTTGACACAGAAGAAAAAATCGTCGTTTCAGGCGGTAAAATTCAAGAAGATGGTGCTGAATTCATCATCAACCCATACGATGAGTATGCGATTGAAGAAGCAATCCAAAAGCGTGACGCATTAGGCGGTAAAGTAACAGTTGTAACAATCGGTGGCGAAGATGCTGAAAAGCAACTACGTACAGCTCTAGCAATGGGCGCTGATGAAGCAGTTTTAATTAATACAGAAGATGATTTAGATGAGTTAGATCAATATACTGCAGCTTACATTCTAGCAGAATATTTAAAAGACAAAGAAGCAGATTTAATTTTAGCAGGTAACGTGGCAATCGATGGTGGTTCAGGCCAAGTAGGTCCTCGCTTAGCAGACCTTTTAGGCATTAACTACGTAACAACAATTACTTCACTTGAAATTGATGGAACTAATGTGAAAATTGTTCGTGATATCGAAGGTGACTCTGAGGTGTTAGAAACATCTTTACCATTATTAGTAACTGCTCAACAAGGGTTAAACGAGCCACGATACCCATCTTTACCGGGTATCATGAAGGCAAAGAAAAAGCCGCTTGAAGAACTTGAGCTAGATGATTTAGATATCGATGAAGATGATGTTGAAGTAAAACTAGAAACGGTTGAAATTTATTTACCACCGCAAAAAGCAGCTGGTCGTGTGTTATCAGGTGACCTAACGGATCAGGTAAAAGAATTAGTTAGCTTATTACACAACGAAGCAAAAGTTGTTTAA
- a CDS encoding TetR/AcrR family transcriptional regulator, whose product MKRNKPKYMQIVDAAVIAISENGYHQAQVSKIAKQAGVADGTIYLYFKNKEDILISVFQEKMGIFVENLQAIIKSGDSSSDKLSKMIENHFHVLSSDRHLATVTQLELRQSNKEIRSKINAILKEYLILLDQIIIEGMLNGEFNPTMDVRIARQMVFGTIDEITTTWVINEYRYDLMEQAPKIQALLLNALKA is encoded by the coding sequence TTGAAACGAAATAAACCCAAGTATATGCAAATAGTAGATGCTGCAGTCATTGCAATCTCGGAAAATGGCTATCATCAAGCTCAAGTATCCAAAATTGCAAAACAGGCTGGCGTAGCTGATGGAACAATCTATTTATATTTTAAAAACAAAGAAGATATTTTAATTTCTGTGTTTCAGGAAAAAATGGGTATTTTCGTAGAGAATTTACAGGCTATAATAAAAAGTGGAGATTCTTCTTCCGATAAGTTAAGCAAAATGATTGAAAACCATTTTCATGTTTTATCGAGTGATCGCCATCTAGCAACGGTTACTCAATTGGAATTAAGGCAGTCGAATAAAGAAATTAGATCGAAAATTAACGCTATTCTAAAAGAATATTTAATTTTGTTGGATCAAATTATCATCGAAGGTATGCTAAATGGGGAATTCAATCCAACGATGGATGTGCGTATTGCCCGTCAAATGGTCTTTGGAACAATTGACGAAATTACGACAACATGGGTAATCAATGAATATCGCTATGACTTAATGGAACAGGCTCCAAAAATACAAGCATTATTGTTAAATGCTCTAAAAGCATAA